DNA sequence from the Zavarzinia compransoris genome:
AGGTGATGATCTGGGCGACCTTGTCCTGGCCGTATTTCTCGACCACGTAGCGGATCACGCGGTCGCGCTTGTCCTGGCAGAAGTCGATGTCGAAGTCGGGCATGGACACGCGCTCGGGGTTCAGGAACCGCTCGAACAGCAGGCCGAAGCGCAAGGGATCCACATCCGTGATCTGCAAGGCCCAGGCGACCAGCGAACCCGCCCCCGACCCGCGCCCCGGCCCCACCGGGATGCCCTGGCGCTTCGCCCATTGGATGAAGTCGGACACGATCAGGAAATAGCCGGGGAATTTCATCCTGATGATGATCCCCAGCTCGAATTCCAAGCGTTCCCAATAGGGTACGGCGGTTTCCTTGCGCTTTTCCTCATCCATTTCAGGCGTGAAGACATGTTTCGCGAGGCGCATGTGCAGGCCCTCGGTCGCCGTGCGGCGCAATTCGCTGATCTCGTCGTGGCCCTCGCCGCAGGGAAAGGGCGGCAGCAGGGGGCCGCGGGTCTTGGCGCGGACCGCACAGCGCCTTGCGATCACCAGGGTATTGTCCACAGCCTCCGGCAGGTCGGCGAAAAGCTCGCGCATCTCCTCGGCGGATCGGAAGCGATGCCCGGGGGTCAGGCGCCGGCGTTCCGTATTGCCGACGGTCGAGCCCTCGGCGATGCACAGCAGCGCGTCATGGGCGGCATAGGCGCCCTCGTCGGCGAAATAGCAGTCGTTGGTTGCGACCAGGGGCAGGTTGCGTTCATAGGCAAGGTCGATCAGGTCGGCTTCGGTCGCCTCCTCGTCTTCCATGCCGTGGCGCTGGATCTCGATATAGAGACGGCCGGGGAACAGCGCCTCGAAGCGGGCCAGCAATTCGCGCGCCGCATCCTTCTGCCCCTCGAACAACAGGCGCCCGACCGGGCCCTTGGCGCCGCCGGCGAGGCACAGCAGGCCCTCGGTCGCTTCCGCCAGGCGCTCGATGGCCACTTCCGGCGGGCGGCCGTGGTCGGGATCGGTATAGGCGGCGCTCGAAAGCCTGAGAAGATTGGCCAGCCCGGCCGCATTCTGGGCCAGCAGCACGATCGGATCCGGGTCCGGCCGGCGGCCGGCGCGCGGGTCGGTGCTGCCCGGGGGCGCGATCGACAATTGCACGCCCATGATCGGCTGCAGCCCGCTTTTCACCGCCGTGTCGGAGAATTCCAGGGCGCCGAACAGATTGTTGCTGTCGGTCACCGCCACCGCCGGCATCTTCGCCTTGGCGACCAGGCCGACCAGTTTCTTGACCGGGATCGCCCCCTCGGACAGGGAAAAAGCGGTGTGGACGCGCAAATGCACGAAGCCGGCATGGGCCATGAAAAGACTCTCCTGAACGAGCCCGATCTTAAGCCATTCAGGCCGGGATCAAACGCCCTTCGTGCATGGTGACCGTGCGGGTCATGCGCGCCGCCAGCGCCGGATTATGGGTGGCGATCAGGGCCGACAGGCCCTCGTCCCGGACCAGGTGCAGCAATTCCCCGAACACGAGATCGGCCGTGCGCTCGTCCAGATTGCCGGTCGGCTCGTCCGCCAGCAGGACCTTCGGCCGGTTGGCCAGGGCCCGGACGATGGCGACCCGCTGCTGTTCCCCGCCCGACAGTTTCGCCGGGCGATGCCCGGCCCGGGGCGACAGGCCGACCTTGGCCAGCAATTCGTCCGCCCGCTGCCGGGCCCGGCCCTTGCCCGTGCCCGCGATCAATTGCGGCATCATGACGTTTTCGAGCGCGGTGAATTCCGGCAGCAGGTGGTGAAACTGATAGACGAAACCGAGCCGGGACAGGCGCAGCCGCGTCCGCTCCTTGTCCGACAGGTCGCCGGCCGCGGTGCCGACGACGACGACCTTGCCCGCGGTCGGCCGTTCCAGCAGGCCGGCGATATGCAGCAAGGTCGACTTGCCGGTGCCGGACGGGCCGACCAGGGCGACGATCTCGCCCGGGTGCAGGGTGAGATCGACCCCGCGCAACACGTCCAGCCGCTCCGCCCCCTGGATGAAGGTGCGGGTGATGCCTTGAAGGTGCAGGCTCGGCTCACTCATGGCGCAGCGCCTCCACCGGGTCGAGCCGGGCCGCCCGCCACGAGGGATAGAGCGTGGCCAGGAACGACAGGGCGAAGCCCATGGCGACCACGGTCGCGACCTCGCCCACCTCCATCTTTGCCGGAATGCGCGACAGGAAATAGATCTCGTCCGGGAACAGCCGCGCCCCCGTCAGGCTTTGCAGGAACTGGCGGATCGCCTCGATATTGTCGCAGAACAGCACGCCGAGGGCGAAGCCGCCCAGCGTGCCGATGACGCCGATCGAGGCGCCGCAGATCAGGAACACGCGCATGATCGCGCCCCGTGTCGCCCCCATGGTGCGCAGGATGGCGATGCCCCTGCCCTTGTCCTTCACCAGCATGATCAGGGACGAGATGATATTGAAGGCGGCCACCACGATGATCAGGGTCAGGATCAGGAACATCACGTTGCGCTCGACCGCCAGCGCGCCGAAGAAGGTGGCGTTCAGCACCTGCCAGGTCACCGTCCGCAGGCCCGGCGCCAGCCCCTTGAGCTTCAGGGCGACGTCATTGGACAGGTCCGGGTTCCGCAGCATGACCTCGATCGCCGAAACCCCGGCCCCGGTGCGGAAGAAGGCGCGGGCATGGTCGATCGGCATGAAGACGAAGGTGCCGTCATATTCCGCCATGCCCAGGCTGAACAGGCCGACCACCCGGTAAGCCTTCATGCGCGGCGTGGTGCCGACCACGGTCGCGGTGCCGTTGGGCGACAGGATGGTCACCGTGTCGCCGACATTGACGCCCATGCGTTCGGCCATGCGGTTGCCGATCATCACCACGTCGTCGCCCTCGAAGTCGTCGATGGTGCCGGCGACGATATTGTCGGCGACCAGCGGCAGGCGCGCGAGATCGGCCTTGGACAGGCCGCGCACCAGGCCGCCGCCGGCCTGGCCCCGGGCCGTCACCATCACCTGCGCCTCGACCATGGGCATGGCCGAGACGACCTCGGGCAGGGTTTCGAACTTGAGCGCCAGCCCCTCGTAATCCATCACCGGCCCGACCTGGGACTGGACGATGACATGGCCGTTGATGCCCAGGATGCGGCCCATCAACTCGGCCCGGAAGCCGTTCATCACCGCCATCACGATGATCAGGGTGGCGACCCCGAGGCCGATCCCGAGCAGGGAGAACCAGGCGATGATCGAGATGAAGCCTTCCTGGCGCCTGGCCCGCAGGTAGCGCCCGGCCAGCATCCATTCGAAGCGACGGAACATGCCTTACTCCCTGTGCCCGTGTGGGATGGTATTCCCCTCACCCTAACCCTCTCCCTGCAAGCGGGGCGAGGGAACCGGCCCCGCGCTGCCCCACCTCCCTCGCCCCGCTTGCGGGGAGAGGCCCGGGGTGAGGGGCGCGAAGCGCAGCCGGTCAGCCGAGCGCCGCCGCCACCTGATCGATCGCCACTTCGCGCCGCTCGCCGGTCTTGCGGTTCTTGACCTCGACGATGCCGTTGGCAAGGCCGCGCGGCCCGACATGGACCTGCCAGGGCAGGCCGATCAGATCGGCGGTCGCGAACTTCGAGCCGGCGCGTTCCGCCGTATCGTCGTACAGCGTCTCGATCCCGGCGGCTTCGAGCTGGGCATAGAGCTTGTCGCAGGCCGCATCCACGGTGGCATCGCCCGACTTCAGGTTGATCAGGGCGACCTTGAAGGGGGCGACGCTTTCCGGCCAGATGATGCCGTTGTCGTCGTGGCTGGCCTCGATGATGGCGCCGATCAGGCGCGACACGCCGATGCCGTAGGAACCCATCTCCAGGTCCACCGGCTCGCCGTTCGGGCCGGCGACGACGGCGCCCATGGGCTTCGAATATTTCGTGCCGAAATAGAAGATATGGCCGACCTCGATGCCGCGCGCCGCGATCCGCTTTTCAGCCGGAACATCGGCCTCGAAGCGGGCTTCGTCGTGCTTCTCGTCGGTCGCGGCGTAAAGCCCGGTCCAGCGCTCGATGATCGGGCCAAGATCGCCCTCGAAATCGATCTCCTGGCCCAGGATGTCGTAGTCGACCAGGTCCCCATGGCAGAAGACGGCGCTTTCGCCGGTCTCGGCCAGGATGATGAATTCATGGCTCATGTCGCCGCCGATCGGGCCGGTGTCGGCCGCCATCGGGATCGCCTTCAGGCCCAGGCGGGCATAGGTGCGCAGATAGGCGACGAACATCTTCTCATAGGCCTTGCGGGCGCCGGCCTTGTCGATGTCGAAGGAATAGGCGTCCTTCATCAGGAATTCGCGGCCGCGCATCACGCCGAAGCGGGGGCGCACCTCGTCGCGGAACTTCCACTGGATGTGATAGAGGTTCCGCGGCAGGTCGCGGTAGGACTTGATGCTGTCGCGGACGATCGCGGTGATCAGTTCCTCGTTGGTCGGGCCGTAGAGCATCTCGCGCTCGTGGCGGTCGGTGATGCGCAGCATCTCCTTGCCATAGGCATCATAGCGGCCCGATTCCCGCCACAGGTCGGCCGACTGGATGGTCGGCATCAGCAGTTCGATGGCGCCGGCCCGGTTCTGCTCCTCGCGCACGATGCGCTCGATATTGCGCAGCACCTTGAGCCCCAGCGGCAGCCAGGAATAGATGCCGGCGGCCGACTGGCGCACCAGTCCGGCGCGCAGCATCAGGCGGTGGGAGACG
Encoded proteins:
- the proS gene encoding proline--tRNA ligase is translated as MRLSRYFLPTLRENPAEAQIVSHRLMLRAGLVRQSAAGIYSWLPLGLKVLRNIERIVREEQNRAGAIELLMPTIQSADLWRESGRYDAYGKEMLRITDRHEREMLYGPTNEELITAIVRDSIKSYRDLPRNLYHIQWKFRDEVRPRFGVMRGREFLMKDAYSFDIDKAGARKAYEKMFVAYLRTYARLGLKAIPMAADTGPIGGDMSHEFIILAETGESAVFCHGDLVDYDILGQEIDFEGDLGPIIERWTGLYAATDEKHDEARFEADVPAEKRIAARGIEVGHIFYFGTKYSKPMGAVVAGPNGEPVDLEMGSYGIGVSRLIGAIIEASHDDNGIIWPESVAPFKVALINLKSGDATVDAACDKLYAQLEAAGIETLYDDTAERAGSKFATADLIGLPWQVHVGPRGLANGIVEVKNRKTGERREVAIDQVAAALG
- a CDS encoding lipoprotein-releasing ABC transporter permease subunit, whose protein sequence is MFRRFEWMLAGRYLRARRQEGFISIIAWFSLLGIGLGVATLIIVMAVMNGFRAELMGRILGINGHVIVQSQVGPVMDYEGLALKFETLPEVVSAMPMVEAQVMVTARGQAGGGLVRGLSKADLARLPLVADNIVAGTIDDFEGDDVVMIGNRMAERMGVNVGDTVTILSPNGTATVVGTTPRMKAYRVVGLFSLGMAEYDGTFVFMPIDHARAFFRTGAGVSAIEVMLRNPDLSNDVALKLKGLAPGLRTVTWQVLNATFFGALAVERNVMFLILTLIIVVAAFNIISSLIMLVKDKGRGIAILRTMGATRGAIMRVFLICGASIGVIGTLGGFALGVLFCDNIEAIRQFLQSLTGARLFPDEIYFLSRIPAKMEVGEVATVVAMGFALSFLATLYPSWRAARLDPVEALRHE
- a CDS encoding ABC transporter ATP-binding protein translates to MSEPSLHLQGITRTFIQGAERLDVLRGVDLTLHPGEIVALVGPSGTGKSTLLHIAGLLERPTAGKVVVVGTAAGDLSDKERTRLRLSRLGFVYQFHHLLPEFTALENVMMPQLIAGTGKGRARQRADELLAKVGLSPRAGHRPAKLSGGEQQRVAIVRALANRPKVLLADEPTGNLDERTADLVFGELLHLVRDEGLSALIATHNPALAARMTRTVTMHEGRLIPA